From the Lolium rigidum isolate FL_2022 chromosome 2, APGP_CSIRO_Lrig_0.1, whole genome shotgun sequence genome, one window contains:
- the LOC124687770 gene encoding coilin-like — translation MRDPPPTPPMATPPAQSPSPVRLRLVFDNRRLLRKAQREDGLRRCWLLLRPELATVADLSAHVAARFHLRRSCPGGIVFTMDGFVLPPFESTCIFRDKDIIRVKQKTCKSTVHHNDVHCIQDPEIVEKRSLPTDDKVLAIEYRIDCSKHQEEEVHCDHQPEENPKSNHNLENGRTSLKRKWRDGDARIPGSSKGKELKMAKHTGCDNNICQDQGRHGTKESKPSTIDIEAKKAAVQAELTVELDVKEKAGRCNQTELNCETEVSGQTTQSHKMSRSARRKKLKRQFRKKAKEQLKENVECQESPTAADFPSSSNQNDLLCPPSNENGLNLPFSKHGAEEEESDTSDDIVPVVVRPGHIRFEPAGELNTSLAEETQATFTWSGTMSKKKGQKWGMNNSNKRIADIGKFGEIVGSNTEDKHLMVNSKDEENGFCRVSNQKVESNHDVLAKEKTVAEEGKSTSEPLDFDRLYPLTRLPKEGDIIVYRLVELSSSWCPEISPYRVGEVLIHDLISTRIILLPVPEYPIIMKEMIIEDKLDMPVDISPYKEDGSLEIEYSSLLDVRLLKGSEPVSSALSTPIRETGKKGELTAGEPLDKNKGIVHSQTGILVPNNTKDPEAAPEKEHNKVWEENSEIPSDKPDEVQENGWGTWKPNASTSAWSYRAQRSSALGPTLALLRGKNDKGGKPKPPSRKYAR, via the exons ATGAGAGACCCTCCTCCCACACCACCAATGGCCACGCCGCCGGCGCAGTCGCCGTCGCCCGTTAGGCTCCGGCTTGTGTTCGACAACCGCCGCCTTCTACGGAAGGCGCAGCGGGAGGACGGACTCCGGCGCTGCTGGCTTCTACTCCGACCCGAGCTCGCTACTGTGGCCGATCTCTCCGCCCACGTCGCCGCCCGTTTCCACCTCCGCCGCTCCTGTCCTGGTGGCATCGTCTTCACG ATGGATGGATTTGTCTTGCCACCATTCGAGTCGACTTGCATATTCAGGGACAAGGATATCATAAG GGTAAAACAGAAAACTTGCAAGAGTACAGTACACCATAATGACGTACACTGTATTCAAGATCCTGAGATAGTAGAAAAGCGGTCGCTTCCAACTGATGATAAAGTTCTTGCAATCGAGTATCGAATTGACTGTAGTAAGCACCAAGAAGAAGAGGTACATTGTGATCATCAACCTGAAGAGAATCCAAAATCCAACCACAATCTAGAAAATGGGCGTACAAGTTTGAAGAGGAAATGGCGAGATGGAGATGCAAGAATACCTGGGAGCTCAAA GGGCAAGGAACTGAAGATGGCAAAACACACAGGGTGCGACAACAACATTTGCCAAGACCAAGGTCGCCATGGCACCAAAGAGTCGAAGCCATCAACTATTGATATTGAAGCAAAGAAGGCAGCAGTACAAGCTGAATTAACTGTTGAATTGGATGTAAAGGAAAAAGCTGGCAG GTGCAACCAGACCGAGTTGAATTGCGAAACGGAGGTCTCTGGGCAGACAACTCAAAGTCATAAAATG AGTCGAAGTGCTCGTCGTAAGAAGCTCAAAAGGCAATTTAGGAAGAAAGCCAAAGAACAGCTGAAAGAG AATGTGGAGTGCCAGGAATCACCCACTGCTGCTGACTTTCCATCTTCAAGCAACCAAAATGATCTTCTTTGCCCGCCTAGCAATGAGAATGGCCTGAACTTGCCATTTTCAAagcatggagcagaggaggaagaatcaGATACATCAGACGATATTGTTCCAGTTGTGGTTCGTCCTGGTCACATTCGCTTTGAACCAGCAG GTGAACTAAATACATCATTAGCGGAGGAAACGCAG GCAACTTTCACTTGGAGTGGAACTATGAGCAAAAAGAAGGGCCAGAAGTGGGGGATgaacaactcaaataagagaatcGCTGATATTGGCAAGTTTGGGGAAATAGTTGGAAGTAATACTGAAGATAAGCACCTTATGGTAAATAGTAAGGATGAGGAAAATGGTTTTTGTCGTGTTAGCAATCAAAAGGTCGAGAGCAATCATGATGTATTAGCGAAGGAGAAGACTGTTGCTGAGGAAGGGAAGTCTACCAGTGAACCTTTGGACTTTGATAGACTTTACCCCCTAACACGACTTCCAAAG GAGGGAGATATTATTGTATATCGGTTGGTTGAATTATCTTCCTCATGGTGTCCGGAGATTTCTCCGTACCGG GTCGGTGAAGTTCTTATACATGATTTGATATCAACGCGCATCATTCTCTTGCCTGTTCCGGAGTATCCAATCATCATGAAGGAAATGATAATCGAGGACAAGTTAGACATGCCGGTGGATATTTCACCCTACAAGGAAGATGGTTCCTTGGAG ATCGAGTACTCTTCCCTTCTTGATGTAAGACTACTGAAGGGTAGTGAGCCAGTATCTTCAGCTCTTAGTACTCCCATTAGAGAAACAGGAAAGAAAGGGGAACTAACAGCCGGAGAACCCTTAGACAAAAATAAAGGTATAGTTCACAGCCAGACTGGAATTTTGGTGCCAAATAACACTAAAGATCCTGAAGCGGCACCAG AAAAGGAACATAATAAGGTTTGGGAGGAAAACAGCGAAATCCCAAGTGACAAGCCTGATGAAGTTCAAGAGAATGGCTGGGGAACTTGGAAACCAAATGCTAGCACGTCGGCCTGGTCATATAGAGCGCAAAGAAGCAGTGCTCTTGGTCCAACACTTGCGCTTTTGAGAGGCAAAAATGACAAGGGGGGCAAACCTAAACCTCCCAGTCGGAAGTACGCCAGGTGA
- the LOC124687772 gene encoding uncharacterized protein LOC124687772, with amino-acid sequence MALWLTLLLGVALPVGALVAAGLYVYRRRRLPRNAPPELPIGAAGAGASASPGGLEKLNAKYNASSGRVGVRFQQLHHHHHAKHRSGAPPQQQQQQGPFKWGDHPRLVIEAAENGWAQFVFAVAPPRARSAASSPLWGLCPVCDAGTSGELADAAWDAPVGSSERMQAVRLNPATAPAAAASSKKWLPGSVTSPLRSDQDLASSNALSVARMSMPLPGPPMAGTPFSQDAYFEITIIYLNTRRPEWSASRASRRGKDGSGESDRSKLIDFAPADTASNVIQETRPAKDGQGDKQRHQVMSLGLAAGSATPPRPSLAGTYSSSIGFHSNGAVYLDGMKLVYESDKSSWAAVDKVVGLGFEPAKRKVYFTVDGQQVHKVSCNADAFSSPLYPVLASSFDVMALVNLGQNKFRYAPANARRTANPCFVRSASLGNDGRSGSVGLDFDDESGELFSMGRVDSGWTDTSRVSKSRKDNGGAGAGDLDPESDLFEIPL; translated from the exons ATGGCGCTGTGGCTCACGCTGCTCCTCGGCGTGGCCCTCCCGGTCGGCGCGCTGGTCGCGGCCGGCCTCTACGTGTACCGGCGTCGACGCCTGCCTCGTAACGCGCCGCCGGAGCTGCCGATCGGTGCCGCTGGCGCGGGTGCCTCGGCCAGCCCCGGCGGGCTGGAGAAGCTCAACGCCAAGTACAACGCCAGCAGCGGCCGCGTGGGCGTCCGGTTTCAGCAGCTGCACCATCACCACCACGCCAAGCACCGTTCAggcgcgccgccgcagcagcagcagcagcagggcccGTTCAAGTGGGGCGACCACCCGCGGCTGGTGATCGAGGCGGCGGAGAACGGGTGGGCGCAGTTCGTGttcgcggtggcgccgccgcgggCGAGGTCGGCGGCCTCGTCGCCGCTCTGGGGGCTCTGCCCGGTCTGCGACGCCGGGACCAGCGGCGAGCTGGCCGACGCCGCGTGGGACGCCCCCGTGGGGTCGTCCGAGCGGATGCAGGCCGTGCGGCTCAACCCGGcgaccgcgcccgccgccgccgcgtccagcAAGAAGTGGCTCCCCGGCAGCGTCACCAGCCCCCTCCGCAGCGACCAGGACCTGGCGAGCAGCAACGCGCTGAGCGTCGCCAGGATGAGCATGCCGCTGCCGGGCCCGCCCATGGCCGGCACGCCCTTCTCGCAGGACGCCTACTTCGAGATCACCATCATCTATCTCAACACGCGGCGGCCGGAGTGGTCGGCGTCGCGGGCGAGCAGGCGTGGGAAGGACGGTTCGGGCGAGAGCGACCGCTCCAAGCTCATCGATTTCGCACCGGCCGACACCGCCAGCAACGTGATCCAGGAGACCAGACCCGCGAAAGATGGCCAGGGAGACAAACAGAGGCATCAGGTCATGTCGCTGGGCCTCGCCGCCGGCTCCGCCACGCCGCCACGGCCGTCGTTGGCCGGAACGTACTCGTCTTCCATCGGCTTCcactccaacggcgcggtctaCCTCGACG GGATGAAGCTGGTGTACGAGTCGGAcaagtcgtcgtgggcggcggtggACAAGGTGGTCGGCCTCGGCTTCGAGCCGGCGAAGCGGAAGGTGTACTTCACGGTGGACGGCCAGCAGGTGCACAAGGTGAGCTGCAACGCCGACGCCTTCTCCAGCCCGCTCTACCCGGTCCTGGCCTCCAGCTTCGACGTCATGGCGCTCGTCAACCTCGGCCAGAACAAGTTCCGGTACGCGCCGGCCAACGCGCGGCGCACGGCCAACCCGTGCTTCGTGCGGTCCGCCTCGCTGGGCAACGACGGCCGGAGCGGGTCCGTGGGGCTCGACTTCGACGACGAGAGCGGCGAGCTCTTCTCCATGGGCCGCGTCGACTCTGGCTGGACGGACACCTCGCGGGTTAGCAAGAGCAGGAAGGACAACGGCGGCGCCGGTGCCGGCGACCTCGATCCCGAGTCCGACCTCTTCGAGATCCCGCTGTGA